In the Dioscorea cayenensis subsp. rotundata cultivar TDr96_F1 chromosome 12, TDr96_F1_v2_PseudoChromosome.rev07_lg8_w22 25.fasta, whole genome shotgun sequence genome, one interval contains:
- the LOC120273112 gene encoding uncharacterized protein LOC120273112 has translation MAANGSSAGSSQINVPPFNGDGYNLWSLKMETILLSRDLWGMVEKGYNEEEEDEHKRMEYIKRNAKALCLIQQALDAKVLIRLSQTRNAKKAWDILKGEYQGCTKNVAAQLHSHRQDFENTRMKTEEKVQDYISRVLTVVYHIRALGDELGDPAVVRKILRSLTPRFSHVVSSIIESKDLSSLTIEELSGSLIGHEGRLDVEQDHTEDKALYIKGAS, from the coding sequence ATGGCTGCAAATGGCAGTAGTGCTGGTTCCTCTCAAATCAATGTGCCTCCCTTTAATGGAGATGGCTACAACCTGTggagcttgaagatggagacCATCCTTCTCTCTCGTGATCTATGGGGAATGGTTGAGAAAGGatacaatgaagaagaagaagatgagcacAAGAGAATGGAGTACATTAAGAGAAACGCAAAGGCCCTTTGTCTAATACAGCAGGCACTTGATGCCAAGGTTCTCATTCGATTATCACAGACGAGGAACGCGAAGAAGGCCTGGGATATCTTGAAGGGAGAATATCAAGGTTGCACCAAGAACGTAGCTGCTCAGCTTCATTCTCATCGTCAAGATTTTGAGAACACTCGCATGAAGACCGAAGAAAAGGTACAAGACTACATTAGCAGGGTGCTAACTGTAGTGTACCATATTCGAGCCCTGGGAGATGAGCTCGGTGATCCAGCCGTTGTCAGAAAGATACTCCGGAGTTTGACTCCAAGGTTCAGTCATGTGGTGTCATCCATCATCGAATCAAAGGACCTGAGCTCTCTCACCATTGAAGAACTCAGTGGATCTCTCATAGGACATGAAGGGAGATTGGATGTAGAACAAGACCACACAGAGGATAAGGCGTTGTATATCAAGGGTGCTTCATAG